The nucleotide window CTCTCTGGCCCGTATGCCTGCCCGGCCTTCCATCGTTCGGGGAGCGAGTGTCGACTTTTCTTGACCCAGGGGCATTAAGCCTTCAGTGGCGCCTGGCTGTTTGGAAGGGGACCCTCCGGATGATCCGGGATCATTTCTGGACCGGCGTGGGCATCGGCAACTTCGCCCTGGCGTTCGTCCCGTACCGGTCGGCTATCATCTACCAGCATCCCACTGTGCAGGCTGAGCATGCCCACAATGAATATCTCAATCTGTGGGCGGAGCTAGGGCCTTTGGGCCTGCTGGTTCTTCTGTGGCTCGCGGTGAGAATCGTTCGGTTGGGTTGGCACCTGGCTAAGGGGTCCGGGGAAGAGAAGGGAGTCCTGGCGGGGGTTCTCGGCGGCCTTGCCGCCTGTGCCGCCTATGCGAATCTCTTTTACGTCGTGCACGCCCCGGAATCGGCCATGATTGTTGCCATCCTTCTTGGGATGCTCGACGGGATGGATCGCGAGGTCGGCAACGACGAGCGAGGAGCACCGATCCGTTTGACCTACCTGCTCCCAGGACTCCTGGTCATGGGCCTCATCTGCTTTCAATTTTTCCTGCGACCTCTCGCTGGGGAGGTCCATTATGTTCTTGCACGGCGGGATTTCCGGCAGGAGCGGATGGAAACTGGCCTAGTCCGGCTCGAGCGGAGCCTCGAGTGGAATCCCCAGTCCTATAAGGCTCGATATCTGCGGGCCACGACATTCTTCTTGATAGGGAGATACCCGGAGGCGATCCAAGAGGCGCGGGAGACCTTGCAGATCCACCCCAAGTTAGAGATTGCTTACTGGGTCATCGGGGGTGCTTATCACGAAATGGGGGAAAAGCCTAAAGCCAAGGAGATGTATCTGCAGGCCCTGGCTGTGAATCCCAATTACCCCCATGCACTCAACAATCTTGGGACACTAGCCGCTGAAGAGGGCCGGATTTCAGAGGCAGAGGCACTCTTCTTACGGGCTAAGGAAGTGCTGGGGCGAAGTGATGTAACCCCTTACGCAAACCTGGGGACCCTTTACGAGACGGCCGGCCACACCCAGGAGGCGCTCCGGATGTACGAGACCGCGGTCGCGATTAAACCCCGCATTGGCGCCAACTGGTATAACGTGGCCCGGCTGCGGGTCAAAAGCGGAGACCCAACCGGGGCCTATGAGGCACTGGCCCAGGCCATAGCCTTAGATGAGAGATGGCGGGCCAAGGCAGTACAAGCCCCCGTTTTCAAAGGCTTGCGCCGTAGCGATCCTCTGGCACGGGCCCTCTTGCGATTGCAATAATTGGAATGAGCCATGGCACATGCCTTGCACAAATCCGACCTATCCAAGCATGCCGAGTGTGACAAGCCGAGAAATGACCTCAGCTTCATTCGGGGGGCGCCATCCTCCTACAGGGCTTTTTCTATTATTTTCTCTAGGGACTGTGTCAACGCAGTAGCCGCGGGAGAGGGATTGTGAAACCCCTTGGGCAGCGTCTAATCGAAGCCGGTCTCATTAACGAGACGCAGCTGCAAGCCGCCATGCGCGAACAGCAGCGGACGAGGGAGACCCTGGGTACGATCCTGATTCGTCTGGGCTTCGTCGATGAGGAGGCGGTGGCAGCGGCCGTTGCTGCTCAGGCCCGGGTGAAGTACGTGGATCTTGGTCAGTATTCCCCCCAACCAGAGGCGACGCAGCGCGTACAAGAGAATTTCGCGAGGCAGAAGCGCCTCATTCCCATCTCCTTTGTCGGGAAGGCACTTGTGGTAGCGATGGCCAATCCCCTCGATGTGCTCGCTCTCGATGAGCTTCGACATCTAGCGAAGGGCCCTGTTGAGGTGGTGGGAGCAGCAGAGAGCCAGGTGAAGAAGGCCTTGGACCGGGCCTACGGGGCCGGGATGGGGTGGAAGGAGGTGGTCGAGCAATCCCTCCAACATGTGGCACGCAAGGCAGGGGAGGCCCTCGGGGAGTCAGA belongs to Candidatus Methylomirabilota bacterium and includes:
- a CDS encoding tetratricopeptide repeat protein, which encodes MPLITLLWLWGGCGRPFRPLPKLVGPLLVLLLVSVLSLPQAMNLYYGVQRIAFLLVLFLLYLTVAYTCSQPGRQEKLVRYLLLTLLVVSVFSLYGCTMGWRFPSVSPAVIIFRLFGNTNYGSAYLLLVIPFSFALYLNATRQWEKTVVGTTLFLSMALLTLSMVRGAWVSIWIGIWLLVKVSFHRDRGPGILQSTHRLPQVVPLLLLGSAVLVAYALWPVCLPGLPSFGERVSTFLDPGALSLQWRLAVWKGTLRMIRDHFWTGVGIGNFALAFVPYRSAIIYQHPTVQAEHAHNEYLNLWAELGPLGLLVLLWLAVRIVRLGWHLAKGSGEEKGVLAGVLGGLAACAAYANLFYVVHAPESAMIVAILLGMLDGMDREVGNDERGAPIRLTYLLPGLLVMGLICFQFFLRPLAGEVHYVLARRDFRQERMETGLVRLERSLEWNPQSYKARYLRATTFFLIGRYPEAIQEARETLQIHPKLEIAYWVIGGAYHEMGEKPKAKEMYLQALAVNPNYPHALNNLGTLAAEEGRISEAEALFLRAKEVLGRSDVTPYANLGTLYETAGHTQEALRMYETAVAIKPRIGANWYNVARLRVKSGDPTGAYEALAQAIALDERWRAKAVQAPVFKGLRRSDPLARALLRLQ